Genomic DNA from Acidobacteriota bacterium:
GATCGAGCAGGCGGTGATCTCGAGTCTCTACGAATCGCTGCACCGGGGCGAAACGCTCGGCACTTCCATCATCCTTCACGAGATCGGCCAGACGACGCCGCTCTCTCACTCCCGTGCCGAAGCGATCCAGCGCGTCAGAAGCGAGGCGGCGGGACGATTCGTTCCGGTGCGCTGACGTAGAATTCCGGAAGAGGAGGATCGATATGCGAAATCTTGCAAATGCCGTGGTGACTCTGGTCGCCCTCACCCTTCCAGTCCAGGCGGATGAGCCCATCGCAATCGTCATTCATGGCGGAGCCGGCACCATCACCAGGGAAAACATGACCCCCGAGCTCGAAAAAGAGTATCGGGAAATTCTGTCGGAAGTTCTCGACGCCGGTTACGCGATCCTCCGCGATGGCGGTTCTTCGCTCGATGCCGTCGAGACCGCGATCAGGATCATGGAAGACTCGCCTCTGTTCAACGCCGGAAAAGGTGCGGTCTTCACCGCCGATGGCCGGAACGAGCTCGACGCGTCGATCATGGACGGGTCGAATCTCGACGCGGGCGCCGTCGCGGCCGTGACGATGATCCGGAATCCGATCTCGGCCGCGAGAGCGGTGATGGAAAAATCCCCGCACGTCATCCTCGCGGGACGCGGCGCGGACCTCTTCGCGACGGGCGTCGGTCTGGAGGTCGTCGCTCCCGAATACTTCTGGACGGAGCGGCGGTGGAAATCGCTCCAGAACCACCTCCGCAAATCCGACGAGTTCGGAAGCGATTTCCTCAGAAAGAAGACATCGGACAGGCTGGCTCCGGCCGACGACTACTTCGGAACCGTGGGAGCGGTCGCGATCGACCAGAACGGCAACATCGCTGCAGGAACGTCCACCGGAGGACTGACGGGCAAGCGGTTCGGCCGGGTGGGCGATTCCCCGATCGTCGGCGCAGGTACCTGGGCGGACAATCGCACCTGCGGGGTGTCCGGCACGGGCCAGGGCGAGTACTTCATCCGGCTCACGATCGCTCGAACCATCTCCGCCATGATGGAGTTCGGCTCGGTACCGCTCGAGGACGCCGCAGCCGAAGCCATCCGCCGGCTCGGCGAGGCAGGCGCAACAGGAGGCGTAATCGCGCTCTCGAAGGACGGCACGATCACCGCACCATTCAACACGTCCGGAATGTATCGGGGATGGATCGATTACTCCGGCGAAAAGACGGTCGCGATTTACGGCGGACTCGACTGACGGCGATTCACCGGCGTTGAAACCAAATTCCCCCGGGCTCCGGGATATGATTGGCCCTCTTGGGAGAAACTGATGCCGCTGCATGGTGATCTGAGAACCATGCCTCTGCCGGAGCTGCTGATGTGGATCAGCCAGTTCCGGAAGACCGGGACGGTCCGCGTGGTCGAAAACGACGACGACACGCACATTCTCGCGTTTCTCGAAGGCGCTCTCGTCTACTCATCCTCACCAGACCCGGACAAGCGGCTGGGAGCGCTGCTCGTTTCGCGCGGCGTCGTGACCCGGGAGATGTACGAGCGCGCGAGGAAGCTCCGCGACGAAGACGGACTCGGAATCGCCAAGGCGCTCTCGAAGCTCAAGCTCGTCGCTCCCGACGACATGACACGGTTTCTCAGAAAGAAGGCGGAACGGGAGGTTTTCGGGCTTTTCGAGGTCAGAGAGGCCGAGTTCTCGTTCAACGATCGCGAAATGCCGACGCTCGAGCTCCTCCCACTCCGCGTCGACCTTTCGCACATGCTCCTCCGGATCACCCAGAACATGGACGAGCGCGGCGAGTACGACTTCGACGCCTCCGGCATCAATCTCGATCTTCCGGAGCTCTGACGATCTCGAACGCCTTCTCGAAGCGAGAGGTCTTCCGGGCTGTTGCCGAAAACCGGCGAAAGATCTCGCGGGGATCGGGGTCGGGTCTGAACTTGGAACTTAACACGTTGAGATCCCGCGTAGTCCGATGATCAGTGAGTTAAGTTCCAAGTTCAGACCCGACCCCGCCTCCTCAGTAGAGCAGATGTCTCCGGCGCCTCTCGAGGAACTCCCGAAGCTCCGGCTGCCATCGCTCGATGATCGCGTCCGGATCGGCCGAAGCCTCGACGAGCTCGACCGTGTCCTGATCCTGCAGAAGGATATTGAAGCTTTCGGGCCGGAATTCGCCGGGGTACATGTCGTGAAGAACGGTAGCGATCCGAATGCCGATCGCCGGGAAGTCGCACTCCGGGTCGACGAGATCGAAAGCCGCGCCACCGACCCGCTCACCTGCGAATTTGCTTGCATCGGCGACGAACTCCACCGGCTCGATCGTGATGCAACCCGGTGGAATTACATCGTTCAGCTCGGATGCGAACGCGTTTTTATCGATGTAAGGAGCACCGATGAGCTCGAACGGCGTCGCCGTTCCTCGACCGACGGAGAGATCGAGATACTCGAGCAGCCCGATCCCCGAATAGAGGATCGCCTCCTCGAGACTGCGGATATTCGGTGACGTGTCGAACCACGGCAGCGTCGTGTCGTTCTGATACAACCCCCTCTTCCACCCCGAGAGTGGGACGACGGTGAGCTCGACCTCGATGCCTCGCTCGTCGCGGAACATCCGAGCGAGCTCACCGATCGTCATTCCGTGCCGCACCGCCACCGGATGAAACGCGACGAATGCTTCCCGGTCGATCTCGACAGGCCCCTGCACGGCCACGCCTCCGATCGGATTGATCCGGTCGAGCACCACGAACGGCACGCCGGACTCCGCGGCCGCCTCCATCGCAAGAGCCATCGTCGAGATGTAGGTGTAATAGCGCGATCCGATGTCCTGGAGGTCGAAAACGAGAACATCGAGACCGTCGAGACTCGCCGCGGCCGGTTCCCTTCGCTCACCGTAGAGACTGAAAATGGGGAGGCCGCTCGCTTCGTCGCGCCCGTCCGGCACATTCTCATCCAGCGTCCCCCGCAACCCATGTTCGGGACTGAAGATGGAGACGAGCTCGAGCGGGCCGCTCCTCAGCACATCGCGGGTCAGATTGCCGTACTTGTCCCGCCCCGTGTGGTTCGTGATCAGCCCGACCCTCTTCCCGACCAGAGGCTCGAATCGTCGGTCCTGCAGAACGTCGACGCCGTTGGAGACCGCGTGCGGTCCCCTCCAGGGAAGGATTTCGATTGACGGGTCCCAGCTCGCGTATCCCGCCATCGGCGAGATCGCCTTCCCGAGACGCTCCTGAAGAATGGTCGCCGTGCCGGTACCATCCGGATGAACCCGGTTCGACAAGGCGATGTAGAACGCTTCGGACGCCGGGTCGATCCAGATGAATGTTCCCGTCCAGCCGGTGTGACCGTACGATCCCATCGGGAACCACCCTCTCGGCCGCGAGTAGATCGAGTCGAGATCCCACCCGAGCCCGCGGCGCACGGCCATCGCTTCCGGCGTTGCGATCGAGGTCATCAGCCGGACCGTGGAAGGCTCGAAGATTCGCACGCCATCGATCGTGCCGCCGTTGAGCAGCATTCGCGCAAAACGGGTCAGGTCGGCGACCGTACTGAACAGACCCGCATGACCGGCCACGCCCCCCATCCGGCGCGAGGTGGGATCGTGGACCACTCCGTGGAGAATCTCCCCGGCGACGCGCTCGGTCGGCGCGACGCGGTGCAGGTTCCCCCGTGCCACTCCGAAGTCCGTATCGACCATTCCCGCAGGCTCGAAAATCTCCTCGCGGACGAAGTCGTCGAGCGACCTGCCTGAAACCCGCTCGACGATGACGCCGAGAAGAATGAAGTTCACGTCGCTGTAGCGGAAGAGGAAGCCCGGCTTCGTCCGCGGCCTCCGGGTCGCCGCCCTGATCAGACCTTCCTCCGCTCCCTCCCAGTCGTCCCTCAGATCAACGCCCGGATCGAGACCGGACGAGTGCGTCATCAGATGCCGAATCGTGACGTCGTTCTTCCACTCTCCCGCGAATTCCGGGATCAGGTCCACGACGCGATCCTCGAGAGCGAGATCGCCTCGCTCGATCAGTTTCATCACCGCCGAAGTCGTCGCGACGACCTTGGTCAGCGACGCCATGTCGAAAATCGTATCCTCCTTCATCGGTGTCACTGCGGGCTCGAGAGACCTCTTTCCTATGGCACCCCGATAGACCTCCCCGGAAGCTTCGATGTGAACGACGGCTCCCGGAAGGTGGCCCTTGCTGATCTCGTCCTCGATGATCTCGACAATTGCGACCGGAAGCGGCCTGATCGCTTCGTCAGTGCGGATCGCACCGGTACAGGAAACCAGGAGAAGGAAGAGCGCGGCCACCGGAAGATTCGAGGTCCGGCGGATGTCTGAATCACGGCTCAAATCAATCGAGCTCCTTTTTGATCTTTTCGATCAGATCCGCGGTATCGAAGGGTTTGAGGATCGCGACATCGATAC
This window encodes:
- a CDS encoding DUF1343 domain-containing protein, with product MDLSRDSDIRRTSNLPVAALFLLLVSCTGAIRTDEAIRPLPVAIVEIIEDEISKGHLPGAVVHIEASGEVYRGAIGKRSLEPAVTPMKEDTIFDMASLTKVVATTSAVMKLIERGDLALEDRVVDLIPEFAGEWKNDVTIRHLMTHSSGLDPGVDLRDDWEGAEEGLIRAATRRPRTKPGFLFRYSDVNFILLGVIVERVSGRSLDDFVREEIFEPAGMVDTDFGVARGNLHRVAPTERVAGEILHGVVHDPTSRRMGGVAGHAGLFSTVADLTRFARMLLNGGTIDGVRIFEPSTVRLMTSIATPEAMAVRRGLGWDLDSIYSRPRGWFPMGSYGHTGWTGTFIWIDPASEAFYIALSNRVHPDGTGTATILQERLGKAISPMAGYASWDPSIEILPWRGPHAVSNGVDVLQDRRFEPLVGKRVGLITNHTGRDKYGNLTRDVLRSGPLELVSIFSPEHGLRGTLDENVPDGRDEASGLPIFSLYGERREPAAASLDGLDVLVFDLQDIGSRYYTYISTMALAMEAAAESGVPFVVLDRINPIGGVAVQGPVEIDREAFVAFHPVAVRHGMTIGELARMFRDERGIEVELTVVPLSGWKRGLYQNDTTLPWFDTSPNIRSLEEAILYSGIGLLEYLDLSVGRGTATPFELIGAPYIDKNAFASELNDVIPPGCITIEPVEFVADASKFAGERVGGAAFDLVDPECDFPAIGIRIATVLHDMYPGEFRPESFNILLQDQDTVELVEASADPDAIIERWQPELREFLERRRRHLLY
- a CDS encoding DUF4388 domain-containing protein is translated as MPLHGDLRTMPLPELLMWISQFRKTGTVRVVENDDDTHILAFLEGALVYSSSPDPDKRLGALLVSRGVVTREMYERARKLRDEDGLGIAKALSKLKLVAPDDMTRFLRKKAEREVFGLFEVREAEFSFNDREMPTLELLPLRVDLSHMLLRITQNMDERGEYDFDASGINLDLPEL
- a CDS encoding isoaspartyl peptidase/L-asparaginase; translated protein: MRNLANAVVTLVALTLPVQADEPIAIVIHGGAGTITRENMTPELEKEYREILSEVLDAGYAILRDGGSSLDAVETAIRIMEDSPLFNAGKGAVFTADGRNELDASIMDGSNLDAGAVAAVTMIRNPISAARAVMEKSPHVILAGRGADLFATGVGLEVVAPEYFWTERRWKSLQNHLRKSDEFGSDFLRKKTSDRLAPADDYFGTVGAVAIDQNGNIAAGTSTGGLTGKRFGRVGDSPIVGAGTWADNRTCGVSGTGQGEYFIRLTIARTISAMMEFGSVPLEDAAAEAIRRLGEAGATGGVIALSKDGTITAPFNTSGMYRGWIDYSGEKTVAIYGGLD